The sequence below is a genomic window from Flavobacterium lipolyticum.
TCTCGATAATCTGATTGCTGCTGTTGAAATTGTCTACAATCGTTACAATAGGACTATTAGGTTTCGTTAAATCTTTGATAAACAACTCATTTCCGTAAGTAGAATTGGCTGCAGAAATTACCAGATATTTGTCGTCTTCTGTAACATATCCGCCAATATATCTGCGTTTTTGATCGGCTCCGTAAATCACTTTGTCTTCTTTTTGAGAAGTTCCCAGTTTGTGGAAATACAATTTATGCTGATCAGTTTTTGCTGATAATTCGCTTCCTTTTGGTTTGTCGTAACTAGAGTAATAAAAACCGTTGTTGCCATGCCATGAAACTCCGCTGAATTTTACGTCAACCAAAGTGTCTTCCAGAACTTTTTTCGTAATAGCATCAATAATGATTACTTTTCTCCAGTCGCTTCCTCCTTCAGAAATAGCATAAGCCGCTTTTGATCCATCTTTCGAGAAGTTTAATCCTCCAAGAGAAGTGGTACCGTCTTTAGAAAAAGTGTTCGGATCTAAGAAAACTTCTTCTTTACCGTCTTTTCCTTTTCTATAAACTACAGATTGATTCTGAAGTCCGTTGTTTTTAGAATAGTAAGTAAATTTTCCTTCTACAAATGGAGCACTGATTTTTTCATAGTTCCATAATTTTTCCATACGCTTTTTAAGTTCATCGCGGAATGGAATTTTATCTAAATAACCATAAGTTACTTCATTTTGAGCCTTTACCCAAGCTCCTGTTTCGGCCGATTTATCGTCTTCAAGCCAACGATACGGGTCGTTTACTTTAGTGTCAAAATACACATCAACCGTTTCGTCTTTTTTAGTTTGGGGATACTGAATTTTGCCTTGCCCGAACGAAATTCCTGCAGTTGTGATTGCCATTAGAAGAAATGTTTTTTTCATAATTTGTGTTTAACAGTTATAGCAAAAATAAAGTTTTTTGTGAGATGAGTAAGTATTTAACCGCAAAGCACACAAAGATTTTTTCTAATTGGAGTCATTAGAAAACGCAAAGTTCACAAAGCTTTGCGAACTTTGCGTTTTGATAAACTTTGCTATGTATAAAAAGCTTTGCGCACTTTGCGGTTAAACTAAAAATTATAAGTTGAAGTTAACTCCAAGGACAATATTTCGTCCTATGTTTGGTATACCGTCCGTTTTTAATCTTGACAGGTGAGCAATATATTTTTTATCCAATAAATTGTTTCCGTTTAGGTTAACATCAAAAGCATGTTTGCCTAGTTTTACTGTTCCACCAAAACCTAAATTCACTAAAGTATATCCTTTTGAAGCAGTTTCAAAACCGCTTACATTATTTTGGCTAAAAGTAGAAGAAACATTTAGAGAAGCATAGCCTTCTTCAAACCAATTTTTGATTTTGAATTCAGTTCGTAAAGTATTATTCCAGTTATTAGCAGGAATTAAAGGCAGGTAATCATTGTTTTGTTTTTTACCGGTTACCGTTTCAAAACTGGTTTCAAAATGCAGCCAGTCCAGCGGATGAGGGTGAAAGTGTAAACCTGCTTCACCTCCGTATAATTTGGCGTCATTCTGAATATAAGCAAAAACATCGTTGTTATCACGTACTTCGCCTGTTGGTGAAGTATAAATGTAGTTGTTTACATGATTGTAAAATCCGTTGATGAAAAACTCAAAATGGGTGTTTTTATATTCTAAGTTTAAATCGGTTTGAACGTTTTGCTCGTTTTTTAAAGTAGCATTTCCAACTTCATAACGGTTTGTTCCTTCGTGAACCCCGTTTGAAGTAAGCTCGGCTAAGTTTGGCGCTCTGAAACCTGTTGCTACATTCAGTCTCAGTGTTAAAGGTTCTGCAAGTTTGGTTTTATATCCCAAAGAAGCATTAAAACTGTCAAAGGAACGGTCTAAAGGCAGAAAATAACCTTCTTCACCTTCGGTACCGTGGGCTTCAGAAGTTACTTTTCGATTGTCAAAACGTAATCCGGCTTGTAAAACATTATTGTTCCATTCGTAATTTGCAGTTCCAAAAGCACCAAAGTCATTTGTGGTTGCATCCGGAATTAAATATTCTTCCCCGGAATTTTTATTAGTCTGATGCATTCCCTGAACCCCAACAATCGTTTCAATTTTACCGAATTTTGGAAAATGATATTTGGCATTGTAATTAAAAGTATTCAGTTTCATATGAAGTGCAGCAACATTACTGTCTTCAAATTCACTTCTGTCATTCGCAATGTAGCCTAAATCAACATCCAGTTTAGAGTTTTGAAAAAAGATCACATTGTTCAAACTCAATAAATGGTTGAAGATTCCTTGTCTTGGGAACATCGTATTTTTGCTTGATGACTGCTCTGCGATTCCTTCTTCGGGAATACCAATGTCGAGCTTGTTGTAATTGTAACGCAAAACACTTGAGAAACTAGAGTTGCTATATCCAACTCCGGTTTTAAAATCGGTTTCATTATAGCGGGTATTAGTTACACGATCACCGTCGGCAATTTTGTAATCAGAATGAGTATTAAAGCTTCCTCTGGCTAAGAATTTCCAGTTGTCTGTTGAAGTTTTTAAGCCAATAGAAGAATTACTTCCCTGTGTATTGGTGAAATATTTTTGACTAAAATTAGCTTTGAAGGTATTCGCATCGGCAAATTTTTCAGGATTAAAATACAAAACACCGCCTAAAGCATCAGATCCGTATAATAAAGAAGCCGGCCCTTTGATTACTTCGACACTTTCTATTCCGGCATCGTTAAGTCCCAGACCATGTTCGTCTCCAAATTGTTGATTTTCGATACGAACTCCTTGTGAGTATACTAAAACACGATTTCCGCTTAAACCTCTAATAACCGGTTTTCCAATAGAAGTTCCGGTAGAAATTTGAGAAACCCCCGGAATAGTTGCCAGACCTTCGATTAAAGTTGAAGTTCCTTTTTGCTGTAAGGTTTTAATGCTTTCATGTTCTACTTTCATTACGTTTTGCGATTGCAATTTGTTGAAAGGAGTTGAAACCACTACTTCATCCATTTCAAAAACAGATTCCGTAAGTGTAATGTCTAAAGTGTTTTCTTTTAATAGTTTAGAAATGGTCTTGCTTTGCGTAGTGTAACCTATAATAGTGAAGGAAATTCGGAAACTTCCGTTTGGAAGATTCTTAAATTCGTATTTTCCGTTTTCATCTGTTGTTGTTCCTTTGTGTAGTTCAGCTGCATAAACAGATACGCCGGCTAAGGGTTTGTTTTGAAGGTCGATAACAGTTCCCGATACCGAATTTTGAGCAGAAAGAATGCCCGTAAACCCTAAAATAAGGGCCAATATTAGTTTTTTCATTTGAAAATGATGCTATAGTTAATTGAATTTGTCTTCCAATCTGAAACTAAAATCAACGATGCAACCTGCCGAACCTGAAAGTTTCAGGATGGGGAAATTCACCAATTTTTTAGAATTAGATTAAAAAGAGTTTAAATGTATTTCGTGTGTTTCGAAATTTAGGCAACTATAGCTAGCGGAGGCCCCCTTAGTAAATAGGCACTCTCTGAAAACGAAAATAATCTTTCTGAAAGAGTAAAGAAGTATGGAATTTCGTTATCGAAATCGTGAAACTGAAGCGCAATTTCTTCCGGAACAATATAACTGCCAAAAGCAAAATGACAAACATAACATAAGTCATAATTATGGTGCTGGTGCGTTATTTCGCCACTTGGATCATTGTAATCGTGGTGGCATTGTTTTTCTGAAAGTTGCTTTACAATATGCTCATAACTGTGTATGGACTGAAAGAATATTGAGAACAATATCATCAGAACCAAAGAAACACTTAATATGAGTTGTTTTCTTTTCATTACACACAAAGGTATAAAAGATAGAAGGAAAATAGATTTATTTTTTAGATTCTGTTAACGATTCATTGAAAAAAGTTTAGAAAAGGCATTTTTTTTGGATCGAAAAGCGAATAATTACATTCAAATTGCTTCCTGAACTGGCATTATATTATATTTGTAAACCGTTGGGTGTAATTAACAAAAAAAATGACTTGACACATAGAAATATAGATTTTAGGTGTAAAAAAGAGGATTAAAAAAGAAATATATTTCTTTCACATAGTAAGATATGTGTGTTTAAATGAAGTGAAACGTCTTTTTTAGGAAAACAGAATCTATGTCACTATGTGTTGAAATGAATTATACTAAATTAGGTATTTGTAAGTGAAATAAAACTACCCTAAAAAACGTTTACTTGAAAAACTCTTTAAAACCAAAATACGATATGCGACTACTATTTAGCTGTTTGTTTTTAGTATCGTTTTTTAATTCTTTTGCTCAGGAAGTAAAGCCGGAGGTTAAACCAGAAGTGAAACCTGTTGTTAAAATAGATTCATTGTATCGGGAAGATCAGTTTTATTTCTCCGTTACCTATAATCTTCTGACTCAGATTCCACAAGGACTTAAACAGAATAAATTCTCTGTCGGGCTTTCTACCGGTTTTCTGCGTGATATGCCAATCAATAAAAGCAGAACGGTTGCCATTGCAGCGGGTTTGGGTTTGAGTTATCAAAATTATAATCAGAACCTGACTATTGCTAAAGGAGCAGATGGTGAGTTGATTTATGACGTAACCGATTATAATGATATCAAATCAAACCGATACAAGCAGTATATGGTTGATCTTCCGATAGAATTTCGTTGGAGAAATTCGACCTACGAAAGTTATAGATTCTGGAGGATTTACGGAGGATTCAAACTGAGCTATGTTTTTTCTAATAAGTCTCTTTTAGACACCGGAGAAGAGTCTCATAAAATTTCGAACAATCCTGATATAAACAGGCTTCAGTACAGCGTATATTTGGCTGTTGGTTATAACACCTGGAATCTTTACCTCAATTATGGATTAAACCCTTTGTTTAAAAATGTAACAACGGTTTCAGGACAAAATATTAATGTAAGAACGCTGAATGCGGGATTGATTTTCTACATTTTATAGCCATAAATACAGAAACAATAACTGCGGTAAAATTCCAATAAAAGTTCCAATCACTAACTCATTAGGAGAATGGGCTTCCATTTCTAAGCGTGATGAAGCGACAATTCCCGTCATTAAAATCAGGAAAGCACTCCAGTAAGGATTTTGCAATTGAAGATGTGTGTTCAGTCCAATTACAAAAATGGTGAATCCGCTAAGGGCCATCATGTGTAAGCTTGCTTTTATTTTGAACAGCGAGTAAATCAGAGCCAGAATGGTACTGAACAAAGCGCCCAGAAAAAAGAAATGCAATTCAGGATAACGGCTAATGACGATGCTTCGTTTTACCAGTAAAATATACAAAAAGCACTGTAAAATCAGAGGGATTTTGCGTTGTGAAGTTTCGTGTATCATAATAGAATTCACACGCCCCGTCGAACGTAGTAAAAGATAAAACAGTATGGGTACTAAAATGGTGATGATCAGAATTTGAAGCAGCACATAATATTTTTCCTGAGTACTAAAGAGATCGTGTTTGAAGAAAAGATAAAACAAGGTGGCATACATCGATATAAAAATCGGATGAAAGATATAGGAGAATATAGGCAGGATTCTTTTCAAAACGTTGTATTTAGTGGTGTTAAGCAAATATAAACAAATAATGTTTTTTTGCTACGAATCGTGTGAATTAGCAGGAGTTAAAATTCGTGCAATTCGCGACAAACTTTTTAGTAATCTGTGGCAAAAAGTGCCACAAAGAATTAGTGAAAATTTGTGAAATTCATGGTAAACCTTTTTTTAAATTTGACAAAAAGAAAATCTTAATGAGCATAAATGTAAAAAGCCTTATCCCGGTTCTCAATGCCGAATGGACAGGTTCAGATTCTGATGTTTTTGTTGACCATATTTCGATCGACAGCCGTTCTCTGCAAAACGGTTCCAAAACTTTGTTTATTGCCCTGTCGGGGATTAATAATGATGCTCATTTGTATATTGCAGAATTGATAGAAAAAGGAGTTCAGAATTTTGTAGTACAGCATATTCCTGAAGATGTAAAAGGAAAAGCCAGTTTTTTGGTGGTCAAAAATACACTACAGGCTTTGCAGGAATTTGCAGGTTATTACAGAGATTTGTTTCATTTCCCTATTATCGGATTGACCGGAAGTAATGGCAAAACGATAGTAAAGGAATGGCTTAATTTCTTGTTGAGTCCGGACTTTAATATTATCCGAAGTCCTAAAAGTTACAACTCTCAGGTAGGCGTTCCGTTGTCTGTAATTGCTATTAATGAAAAACATAATCTGGGAATTTTCGAAGCCGGAATATCTACGGTTAATGAAATGGTGAAACTCGAAAGAATCATTAAACCTAATATTGGAGTTTTAACCAGTATTGGTTCGGCACATGATGAAGGATTTAAAAATCTGGAAGAGAAAATAGACGAAAAGTTACTGCTTTTTAAAAACTCGACCGTTATTATTTATCAGAACAACAAGCTTGTAGACGAAGGTCTTGCGAAGTTAAGTCTGGACTATCTTTTACCGGAACGAGTACTTTTTTCATGGAGTTTCACTGATGAGTCGGCAGATGTTTTTGTCGTGAAACGTGTTAATGAGGACGAAACGACCAGTATTCAGGCCCGTTATAAAAATGAAATTTTTGATCTAGAAATTCCATTCAGTGATTCCGCTTCCATAGAAAATGCGATTTCCTGTCTCTTGGTTTTGCTTTACATGAAGTACGATGCCGAAACCATTCAAAATCGATTTCAGAATTTATACCCCGTGCAAATGCGTTTGGAGGTTAAAAACGGAATCAACAATTGTAGTATTGTCGATGACAGTTACAGCTCAGACTTTCAGTCACTCAAGATAGCATTGGATTTTTTAGAGAGTCAGCAGAAAAAGAACGCGTCAAAAACAGTTATTCTGTCGGATATTTTCCAAAGCGGATTTTCAAATGAAGAATTGTACACCAAAGTAGCACAGTTGATTGCGGATAATAAAATAAACCGTGTCATTGGAATAGGAGAAACTATTTCTTCCTTTGCCGCTAAATTCTCAAACTGTATTACTTTTCCCAATACAGCTGAATTTATTGCGCAAATGGAGGGTCTGAATTTCGAAAATGAAGCCATTTTAATTAAAGGAGCGAGATCGTTTCAGTTTGAAGAAATTGTGTCATTACTCGAAGAAAAAACGCATGAAACGATTCTGGAGATCAATCTGAATTCGATTAGCCACAATCTGAATTACTATAAATCGAAATTAGCGGCTAACGTTAAGCTAATGGTGATGGTGAAAGCATTTGGTTATGGAAACGGCGGACTTGAAATTGCAAAACTGCTCGAACATCACAAAGTAGATTATTTGGGTGTGGCTTTTGCCGATGAAGGAATCTCTCTAAAAAATGGTGGAATAAAACTACCAATTATGGTGCTGAATCCGGAATCGACCAGTTTTCCTTCGATTATACAATACCATTTAGAGCCAGAGATATATAGTGTCAAAGGATTAAAAGCATTTTTGAAAATTGCAAGAGAAAAGAACCTCAA
It includes:
- a CDS encoding bifunctional UDP-N-acetylmuramoyl-tripeptide:D-alanyl-D-alanine ligase/alanine racemase → MSINVKSLIPVLNAEWTGSDSDVFVDHISIDSRSLQNGSKTLFIALSGINNDAHLYIAELIEKGVQNFVVQHIPEDVKGKASFLVVKNTLQALQEFAGYYRDLFHFPIIGLTGSNGKTIVKEWLNFLLSPDFNIIRSPKSYNSQVGVPLSVIAINEKHNLGIFEAGISTVNEMVKLERIIKPNIGVLTSIGSAHDEGFKNLEEKIDEKLLLFKNSTVIIYQNNKLVDEGLAKLSLDYLLPERVLFSWSFTDESADVFVVKRVNEDETTSIQARYKNEIFDLEIPFSDSASIENAISCLLVLLYMKYDAETIQNRFQNLYPVQMRLEVKNGINNCSIVDDSYSSDFQSLKIALDFLESQQKKNASKTVILSDIFQSGFSNEELYTKVAQLIADNKINRVIGIGETISSFAAKFSNCITFPNTAEFIAQMEGLNFENEAILIKGARSFQFEEIVSLLEEKTHETILEINLNSISHNLNYYKSKLAANVKLMVMVKAFGYGNGGLEIAKLLEHHKVDYLGVAFADEGISLKNGGIKLPIMVLNPESTSFPSIIQYHLEPEIYSVKGLKAFLKIAREKNLKDFPIHIKLDTGMHRLGFEENTLEELIETLRGNSTVKVKSVLSHLATSDEVKHFDFVRSQIHLFENLSLKLITALDINPIRHILNTSGISNFPDAQYNMVRLGIGLYGVSNDPAEQKYLENVGTLKSIISQVRTIPGGDSVGYGRRFMADKQTRVATIPIGYADGISRLWGNKVGYVVIKDQKAFILGSVCMDMLMVDVTDIDCKEGDSVIVFGESPTVIEMATALKTIPYEIMTSISQRVKRVFFR
- a CDS encoding TonB-dependent receptor; this translates as MKKLILALILGFTGILSAQNSVSGTVIDLQNKPLAGVSVYAAELHKGTTTDENGKYEFKNLPNGSFRISFTIIGYTTQSKTISKLLKENTLDITLTESVFEMDEVVVSTPFNKLQSQNVMKVEHESIKTLQQKGTSTLIEGLATIPGVSQISTGTSIGKPVIRGLSGNRVLVYSQGVRIENQQFGDEHGLGLNDAGIESVEVIKGPASLLYGSDALGGVLYFNPEKFADANTFKANFSQKYFTNTQGSNSSIGLKTSTDNWKFLARGSFNTHSDYKIADGDRVTNTRYNETDFKTGVGYSNSSFSSVLRYNYNKLDIGIPEEGIAEQSSSKNTMFPRQGIFNHLLSLNNVIFFQNSKLDVDLGYIANDRSEFEDSNVAALHMKLNTFNYNAKYHFPKFGKIETIVGVQGMHQTNKNSGEEYLIPDATTNDFGAFGTANYEWNNNVLQAGLRFDNRKVTSEAHGTEGEEGYFLPLDRSFDSFNASLGYKTKLAEPLTLRLNVATGFRAPNLAELTSNGVHEGTNRYEVGNATLKNEQNVQTDLNLEYKNTHFEFFINGFYNHVNNYIYTSPTGEVRDNNDVFAYIQNDAKLYGGEAGLHFHPHPLDWLHFETSFETVTGKKQNNDYLPLIPANNWNNTLRTEFKIKNWFEEGYASLNVSSTFSQNNVSGFETASKGYTLVNLGFGGTVKLGKHAFDVNLNGNNLLDKKYIAHLSRLKTDGIPNIGRNIVLGVNFNL
- a CDS encoding porin family protein — translated: MRLLFSCLFLVSFFNSFAQEVKPEVKPEVKPVVKIDSLYREDQFYFSVTYNLLTQIPQGLKQNKFSVGLSTGFLRDMPINKSRTVAIAAGLGLSYQNYNQNLTIAKGADGELIYDVTDYNDIKSNRYKQYMVDLPIEFRWRNSTYESYRFWRIYGGFKLSYVFSNKSLLDTGEESHKISNNPDINRLQYSVYLAVGYNTWNLYLNYGLNPLFKNVTTVSGQNINVRTLNAGLIFYIL